One genomic segment of Pseudomonas sp. RU47 includes these proteins:
- a CDS encoding polysaccharide biosynthesis/export family protein has translation MNTRTLVLVFALFFLPHTFAADPSTQYKLAAGDVLRIIVFGEPELSLKKIRLSDAGTFSYPFLGEISAKGLTPGQVEKIIVDGLKQGYLIDPKVSLSQIEYRSFYINGEVKKPGSYPFVPGLTLEKAIALGGGLTERASIKRVTILRGDGGATLTDDVTRNTTIAPGDTISIAQGFF, from the coding sequence ATGAACACACGCACGCTCGTCTTGGTTTTTGCCCTGTTTTTTCTACCTCATACCTTCGCTGCAGACCCCAGCACCCAATACAAACTGGCCGCTGGCGATGTCTTGCGCATCATCGTCTTCGGTGAGCCGGAATTGAGCCTAAAAAAGATCCGCCTCAGTGACGCCGGCACTTTTTCCTACCCTTTTCTCGGTGAGATCTCCGCCAAGGGACTGACCCCCGGCCAAGTCGAAAAAATCATCGTCGACGGGCTGAAACAGGGTTACCTGATCGACCCGAAAGTCAGCCTCAGCCAGATCGAATACCGTTCTTTCTACATCAATGGCGAAGTCAAGAAACCCGGCAGTTACCCGTTCGTGCCCGGCCTTACCCTGGAAAAAGCCATCGCCTTGGGTGGTGGCCTGACCGAGCGCGCCTCGATCAAGCGCGTGACCATTTTGCGCGGCGATGGTGGCGCGACCCTCACCGATGACGTGACGCGCAACACCACGATTGCCCCCGGCGACACCATTTCCATTGCACAAGGCTTTTTCTAA
- a CDS encoding outer membrane beta-barrel protein, translating to MALKSRCPVALLMASLYPGMAWSIDPQAINVYGFDFTPSFLFSESYDDNFREVENSKQSSMVTKLAPTFELKAEDRNSATRLIWQPTRYIYHDDSDASNTAQRVRADSIMEFTDRHRLKLDAEYRKWERTESTAVEGINDKLNNKRVGGLYTFGAKSADNQIDVGASYAQLRYDNADGINDDKERNTTALTSTWYHRIGSNTRGLLEYDHTDFDYQQANSPRSSKSDAVLAGAVWDFTARTTGKVRLGYERKNFDNSESKDLNNPTWQVDLQWKPRTYSTFTFVARQALAEGDDGADAVKSTFTQVGWRHGWTERITTVAQAGFGRYVYEGQSRTDDLQDYNLAVVYAMRRWLDIELGYRYRDNDSDADDESFTRNVFQISFNVSL from the coding sequence ATGGCTTTGAAGTCACGATGCCCTGTCGCACTGCTGATGGCCTCTCTCTATCCTGGAATGGCCTGGAGTATCGATCCGCAAGCCATTAATGTTTACGGATTCGATTTCACGCCATCCTTTTTGTTTTCAGAAAGTTATGACGATAACTTTCGCGAAGTGGAAAACAGTAAACAGTCATCGATGGTCACCAAACTGGCGCCGACCTTCGAGCTCAAGGCGGAAGATCGCAACAGCGCCACTCGACTGATCTGGCAGCCCACGCGTTATATCTATCACGACGATTCCGATGCCTCGAACACCGCCCAGCGCGTGCGTGCCGACAGCATCATGGAGTTCACCGACCGCCATCGTCTCAAGCTCGACGCTGAATACCGTAAATGGGAGCGCACCGAGTCGACGGCAGTCGAGGGCATCAACGACAAGCTCAACAATAAACGCGTGGGGGGTCTTTACACCTTCGGCGCTAAAAGTGCCGACAACCAAATCGATGTCGGCGCCAGTTACGCGCAACTTCGCTACGACAATGCCGATGGCATCAATGACGACAAGGAACGCAATACCACCGCCCTCACCAGCACCTGGTACCACCGCATCGGCAGTAATACCCGCGGCCTGCTCGAATATGACCACACCGACTTTGATTACCAGCAAGCCAACAGCCCGCGCAGCAGTAAATCCGATGCGGTACTGGCCGGTGCCGTGTGGGATTTCACTGCGCGTACTACCGGCAAAGTGCGTCTCGGTTATGAGCGCAAGAACTTCGACAACAGCGAATCCAAAGACCTCAACAACCCGACCTGGCAAGTGGACTTGCAATGGAAACCGCGAACCTATTCGACGTTTACCTTTGTCGCTCGTCAGGCCCTTGCCGAAGGTGACGATGGCGCCGATGCCGTGAAGTCGACGTTCACTCAGGTCGGTTGGCGCCACGGCTGGACCGAACGCATCACCACGGTGGCACAAGCCGGGTTTGGCCGTTATGTCTACGAAGGCCAAAGCCGTACCGACGATCTGCAGGACTACAACCTGGCCGTGGTGTACGCGATGCGCCGCTGGCTGGATATCGAACTGGGTTATCGGTACCGCGACAACGATTCCGATGCCGACGATGAAAGCTTCACCCGCAACGTGTTCCAGATCAGTTTCAACGTCAGCCTTTAA
- a CDS encoding GumC family protein, which produces MDNSPSTYVERPLQAHLHQQYSEDKDTLDLLKLWRVIWRAKWSIAWLVLASAALAAIVVSNITPQYIGSTTLLFNDKTPPLMSFQQVKDSGGNATDYLQTQQALLQSRDLAERAVKKLGLTTHPVTDPRQQAKPWFTPRQWLADLDLDQWIPGVSRWMPLSKKDQPTEEDVFNQVTQNLMLHTSVKFVGKSQLLEIEVELPDPVLAAAAANALAQGFTDSQLDTSEKSSQTTTAWMNTRLVKLRDNLRVAEKKLQGYREEQGLVDVGGVATISANELEMTGNRMVDARRNRAEAESEYRQAKALGNGDLSRLSSVPAVLSNPLVQKFQADRAVAQAKVDELAGRYGPKHPSLLSAQTELRTATTSLQLQVQQVVAGIERQYQLATASEASLRQSFNSNKAQIQDIARKEFQLREFQREVDSSRALYETFVTRLKETTATADMDSTKVRIVDPAIVPVDASKPRKTLIVAIVGLIAAVIGVALALLFESLSNTFKTDESIESALNIPLLSVVPLVTKKTRRQLARLFEDNDNPRFSETIRNLRTWLMLQSSEMPSQVVLVTSTVAGEGKSTIANNLASSLTSLERVLLIDADMRQPTLSLNFDFPPDSPGLANVIAGTARLEDCIVSVGNLDMLPAGKVLPAPLDMFAAPRLPSPADSLNPLQPPPQDLLSSPRMARMLEALRSRYRHIIIDSPPAEMISDALLLARHSDAVIYVVKADSTPISQVQRGLAALQQSHVPVFGTVLNQVDLRKARKYGHHHSRAFYNYDFAPR; this is translated from the coding sequence ATGGACAACAGCCCTAGCACCTACGTCGAACGTCCTCTGCAAGCGCATCTGCATCAGCAGTACAGCGAAGACAAGGACACCCTTGACCTGTTAAAGCTCTGGAGAGTGATCTGGCGCGCGAAATGGAGCATCGCCTGGCTGGTGCTGGCGAGTGCTGCGCTGGCAGCGATTGTGGTCTCGAACATCACGCCGCAATACATCGGCAGTACCACCTTGCTGTTCAACGATAAAACCCCGCCGCTGATGTCGTTCCAGCAAGTCAAGGATTCCGGTGGCAACGCCACGGATTACTTGCAGACCCAGCAGGCGCTCCTGCAATCGCGCGACCTTGCCGAACGCGCAGTGAAAAAACTCGGCCTGACCACGCACCCGGTCACCGACCCGCGCCAGCAAGCAAAGCCCTGGTTTACGCCGCGCCAGTGGCTGGCTGATCTCGACCTTGATCAATGGATCCCGGGCGTGAGCCGCTGGATGCCGCTGAGCAAAAAAGACCAGCCCACTGAAGAAGACGTCTTCAATCAGGTCACGCAGAACCTCATGCTGCACACCAGCGTCAAGTTCGTCGGCAAGAGCCAGTTGCTCGAGATCGAGGTCGAGTTGCCCGATCCGGTTCTCGCAGCCGCAGCGGCCAATGCGTTGGCGCAAGGCTTCACCGACAGCCAGCTCGATACCAGTGAAAAGTCCTCGCAAACCACCACCGCCTGGATGAACACACGGCTGGTCAAACTGCGCGACAACTTGCGTGTCGCCGAGAAAAAGCTCCAGGGCTACCGCGAAGAACAAGGTCTGGTGGACGTTGGCGGCGTTGCCACCATCAGTGCCAACGAACTGGAAATGACCGGTAATCGCATGGTCGACGCCCGGCGCAACCGTGCTGAAGCCGAGAGCGAGTACCGCCAGGCGAAGGCCTTGGGCAACGGTGATCTGAGCCGGCTCTCCAGCGTGCCTGCGGTACTGAGCAATCCCTTGGTGCAGAAATTCCAGGCCGACCGCGCTGTGGCGCAAGCTAAGGTGGATGAACTGGCGGGCCGTTATGGGCCAAAACACCCGAGCCTGCTTTCTGCGCAGACCGAATTGCGCACCGCCACCACCAGCCTGCAATTGCAGGTGCAACAAGTGGTCGCCGGTATCGAGCGGCAATACCAGCTCGCCACTGCCAGTGAAGCCTCGCTGCGTCAGTCGTTCAACAGCAACAAGGCGCAAATCCAGGACATTGCGCGCAAAGAGTTCCAGTTGCGCGAGTTCCAGCGTGAGGTCGACAGCTCCCGCGCGCTGTATGAAACCTTCGTCACCCGCTTGAAAGAAACCACCGCCACCGCGGACATGGACTCGACCAAAGTGCGCATCGTCGACCCAGCCATTGTCCCGGTCGATGCGAGCAAACCGCGTAAAACCTTGATTGTCGCGATCGTCGGATTAATCGCAGCGGTGATCGGCGTTGCCTTGGCGCTGCTCTTCGAGAGCCTGAGCAATACCTTCAAAACCGACGAGTCGATCGAAAGCGCGCTGAACATTCCGTTGCTCAGCGTCGTGCCGCTGGTGACGAAGAAAACCCGTCGGCAACTGGCGCGCTTGTTTGAAGATAACGACAATCCGCGCTTCTCCGAGACCATTCGCAACCTGCGCACCTGGTTGATGCTGCAAAGCAGCGAAATGCCCTCGCAGGTGGTGCTGGTGACGTCGACGGTTGCCGGTGAGGGTAAAAGCACCATTGCCAACAATCTGGCCAGCTCGCTGACGTCACTCGAACGAGTGCTGTTGATCGATGCCGACATGCGTCAGCCAACCCTGTCGCTGAACTTCGATTTCCCACCGGACAGTCCCGGACTGGCGAATGTCATTGCCGGCACCGCCCGGCTTGAAGACTGCATTGTCTCGGTGGGCAATCTGGACATGTTGCCGGCCGGCAAAGTCCTGCCGGCACCGCTGGACATGTTCGCCGCCCCGCGCCTGCCGTCGCCGGCCGATTCGCTCAATCCGTTGCAGCCACCGCCGCAGGATCTGCTGAGCTCACCGCGCATGGCGCGCATGCTTGAAGCGCTGAGGTCGCGTTACCGCCACATCATTATCGATTCACCCCCAGCCGAGATGATCAGCGACGCACTGTTGCTGGCGCGGCATTCGGATGCCGTGATCTACGTGGTCAAGGCCGACAGCACGCCAATCAGCCAGGTACAGCGCGGCCTTGCCGCGTTGCAGCAGAGTCATGTGCCGGTGTTTGGCACCGTGCTCAATCAGGTCGACCTGCGCAAGGCGCGCAAGTACGGCCATCACCACTCCCGGGCGTTCTATAACTACGATTTCGCGCCCAGGTAA
- a CDS encoding glycosyltransferase, with protein sequence MHILFILKDFKLGGGVERVQQRLSEQFLKDGRRVSFFVINADVPDTPGVQRFNGGGSGLVGLLKSIVLLRRLIQRERITHLIAAKEQANLCTWFATLGRLCKVIYCRHATLDCSEQNTGPASLRVLYSLYLCGSGKVVTVSNALRQTLIELLPWGQQRIRYCPNAVVTEQLFQASQAPLPVGLPGAYWLGLGRLVEPKGFQLLLDAYALALRSAALPDLLIVGDGPLREALTAQARRLGIAPRVHFTGFLSNPYPLLRHAQLFILSSVQEGMPTVLIEALALGTPVLASDCETGPRELLDNGRLGQLVKVNDVPALADGMLRSLTPRDDVTFSETRLTDTLRQYTSQYAAQAYYQVWNQ encoded by the coding sequence ATGCATATCCTCTTTATCCTCAAGGATTTCAAGTTGGGCGGTGGCGTCGAGCGCGTTCAGCAACGGTTGTCCGAGCAGTTCCTCAAGGACGGTCGCCGGGTGAGTTTTTTCGTCATCAACGCAGACGTGCCCGATACCCCGGGTGTGCAGCGCTTCAACGGCGGCGGCAGCGGTCTCGTCGGTTTGCTCAAGTCCATCGTCCTGTTGCGCCGGCTCATACAGCGTGAACGCATCACCCACCTGATTGCCGCCAAGGAGCAGGCCAACCTCTGCACCTGGTTCGCCACCTTGGGCCGTTTGTGCAAAGTCATCTATTGCCGCCACGCGACCCTCGATTGCAGTGAACAGAACACCGGCCCCGCCAGCCTGCGCGTGCTCTACAGCTTGTACCTGTGTGGTAGCGGCAAGGTCGTCACCGTCTCCAATGCCTTGCGCCAGACGCTTATCGAATTACTGCCCTGGGGTCAGCAGCGCATTCGGTATTGCCCCAATGCGGTTGTCACCGAGCAACTGTTTCAAGCCTCGCAGGCGCCGCTACCCGTTGGATTGCCCGGCGCTTACTGGTTGGGCCTGGGCCGTTTGGTCGAGCCGAAAGGTTTTCAGCTGTTGCTCGATGCCTACGCACTGGCGTTGCGCAGCGCAGCGCTGCCGGATCTGCTGATCGTCGGCGATGGCCCGTTGCGCGAGGCACTGACCGCTCAGGCCCGTCGTCTGGGCATCGCTCCGCGAGTGCATTTCACCGGATTCCTGAGCAACCCCTATCCGCTGCTCCGGCATGCGCAACTGTTCATTTTGAGTTCCGTGCAGGAAGGCATGCCGACGGTGTTGATCGAGGCGCTGGCACTGGGCACGCCGGTGTTGGCCAGCGATTGCGAAACCGGCCCCCGAGAACTGCTCGACAACGGCCGACTGGGCCAACTGGTGAAGGTCAACGACGTACCGGCGCTGGCCGACGGGATGCTGCGCAGCCTGACCCCACGCGATGACGTCACCTTCAGCGAAACCAGACTCACCGACACCCTGCGTCAGTACACCAGCCAGTACGCGGCGCAGGCGTATTACCAGGTATGGAATCAATGA
- a CDS encoding WecB/TagA/CpsF family glycosyltransferase, producing MLQLELVGHYSTKLLEANQAYSFINFASIGSVFQQTPGSVAYFCDGMLMSTFMSRVTGRPIGRVSFDFTSIADLVLGSAEQLGKRVYFVGARQAELELFIVKIRALYPQLTIAGYHNGYFDAAEAEDIRADICRSAADILIVGLGAGLQEQFEQDALRAGFRGVAFTCGGFIRQEALATRQYYPALINRLHLRAFYRMYREPHTIKRYVIDYPSNFLHLLTMLARHKVAISVGE from the coding sequence ATGTTGCAGCTGGAACTGGTCGGGCATTACTCGACGAAATTACTGGAGGCCAACCAGGCCTATTCCTTTATCAACTTTGCCTCCATTGGCAGCGTTTTCCAGCAGACTCCGGGCAGCGTCGCCTATTTCTGCGACGGCATGCTGATGTCGACCTTCATGTCGCGAGTGACCGGCAGGCCGATTGGCCGGGTCAGCTTTGACTTCACCTCGATCGCCGACCTTGTCCTCGGCAGCGCCGAGCAACTGGGCAAGCGCGTGTACTTCGTCGGTGCCCGGCAAGCCGAACTGGAGCTGTTCATCGTCAAGATCAGGGCGCTGTATCCACAGTTGACCATCGCCGGTTATCACAACGGCTATTTCGACGCCGCCGAAGCCGAAGACATTCGCGCTGACATCTGTCGCAGCGCCGCCGACATCCTCATTGTTGGCCTCGGCGCTGGGCTGCAAGAACAGTTCGAACAGGATGCCCTGCGCGCAGGCTTTCGTGGTGTCGCCTTCACCTGTGGCGGGTTCATCCGCCAGGAAGCCCTGGCCACGCGGCAATACTACCCGGCGCTGATCAACCGCCTGCACCTGCGCGCGTTCTATCGAATGTACCGCGAGCCGCACACGATCAAACGCTACGTCATCGATTACCCCAGCAACTTTTTGCACCTGCTGACAATGCTCGCCCGGCACAAAGTTGCCATCAGCGTGGGGGAATGA
- the rfaH gene encoding transcription/translation regulatory transformer protein RfaH yields the protein MPVISSERPFWYLLQCKPRQDERAHLNLLQQDYVVFHPQLLSERIIRGKRQRVRESLFPGYLFIQLSRNDNWGPLRSTRGVSRIVEFNHGPATVAEHVIEHLRARCIESSLAEPDQALKPGQNLQIVSGPLAPLEGVFLGLHGNDRVMILLQFLNREQSVCLPLSVIERQQPNVQNYH from the coding sequence ATGCCAGTTATCAGCTCCGAACGTCCCTTTTGGTACCTTTTGCAATGCAAGCCACGTCAGGATGAGCGCGCTCACCTCAACCTGCTCCAGCAGGATTACGTGGTATTCCATCCGCAACTCCTCAGTGAACGAATCATCCGTGGGAAACGACAGCGAGTGCGCGAGTCGCTATTCCCCGGGTATTTGTTTATCCAACTCAGTCGTAACGACAATTGGGGGCCACTGCGTTCCACACGCGGGGTCAGTCGTATCGTCGAATTCAATCACGGTCCTGCGACGGTGGCAGAGCACGTCATCGAGCACCTGCGTGCGCGCTGTATCGAATCATCGCTGGCGGAACCGGATCAGGCGCTGAAACCGGGGCAGAATCTGCAGATCGTCAGCGGCCCGCTGGCTCCCTTGGAGGGCGTGTTTCTCGGCTTGCACGGCAACGACCGGGTGATGATCCTCCTGCAGTTTCTGAATCGCGAACAATCGGTTTGCTTGCCGCTCAGCGTGATCGAACGTCAACAACCCAACGTTCAGAACTATCACTAA
- a CDS encoding NAD-dependent epimerase/dehydratase family protein, with translation MSVLVTGAAGFIGYHTVRRLILQGHQVIGIDNLNDYYSVELKQARLKQLSELKGFRFQTMDIVDKPALMALFEEQGFTEVVHLAAQAGVRYSLDNPDVYAQSNLLGFLNVLEACRHYPPAHLVYASSSSVYGANSKLPYSVDDAVEHPVSLYAATKRANELLADSYCHLYGLQASGLRFFTVYGPWGRPDMALFKFTEAILNGRPIDIYNQGQMARDFTYVDDVVESIVRLCPKPPVPNKEDEGSHRIFNLGRGRPIALLDFVDCLETALGIKAQRNLLPMQAGDVIKTWADVSALADWIGFSPQMEVEAGVEQFVRWYREYYRV, from the coding sequence ATGTCCGTTCTTGTTACAGGTGCTGCAGGCTTTATCGGATATCACACGGTCAGACGATTGATATTGCAAGGCCATCAAGTAATCGGCATCGACAATCTTAACGATTATTACAGCGTGGAACTCAAACAGGCGCGCCTCAAGCAGTTGAGCGAGCTAAAAGGTTTCCGTTTCCAGACCATGGACATTGTTGATAAGCCAGCCTTGATGGCACTTTTCGAAGAGCAGGGGTTCACCGAAGTCGTGCATTTGGCCGCTCAAGCGGGTGTCCGTTATTCGCTCGACAACCCGGATGTTTATGCACAATCGAATCTGCTGGGCTTTCTCAATGTGCTGGAAGCCTGCCGCCACTATCCACCTGCGCATCTGGTCTACGCGTCGAGCAGTTCGGTGTATGGGGCCAACAGCAAGCTGCCATACAGCGTCGATGACGCCGTCGAGCACCCGGTGTCGCTGTATGCCGCCACCAAACGCGCCAATGAATTGCTTGCCGACAGCTACTGCCATCTCTACGGCCTGCAGGCCAGCGGACTGCGGTTTTTTACCGTCTATGGACCATGGGGTCGACCGGACATGGCGCTGTTCAAGTTCACCGAAGCGATCCTCAATGGGCGGCCGATCGATATTTATAACCAGGGCCAGATGGCGCGAGATTTTACCTACGTCGATGACGTTGTCGAAAGCATCGTCCGCCTGTGCCCGAAGCCGCCGGTGCCGAACAAGGAAGACGAGGGCAGCCACCGGATTTTCAACCTGGGGCGGGGCAGGCCGATCGCGCTGCTGGACTTTGTCGACTGCCTGGAGACGGCTTTGGGCATAAAAGCTCAGCGCAATTTGTTGCCGATGCAGGCAGGCGATGTGATCAAGACCTGGGCGGATGTTTCGGCGCTGGCAGACTGGATCGGGTTTTCGCCGCAGATGGAGGTTGAAGCCGGCGTGGAGCAGTTTGTACGCTGGTATCGCGAGTACTATCGGGTGTGA
- a CDS encoding undecaprenyl-phosphate glucose phosphotransferase — translation MTPLYTAHLTHRRGLTFWGQWLCALSLTTVLLMLLVHWRVGSLNSEYRILIILAVLGSVPIYSVMQVYHKRHGLLVGLGRLLAGWLILLAVLAAIAFITQTSAIYSRQVIIVWAVLGFVVQAASFLPLHYFARLHSRKVCKERRSVIIGTCPTAHELAKKLSRPNRALVLGFIAAADNAGPAPSILPLLGNVAAIREIITRLEVRRVYIVLTMAHAATIEALYIDLLDMNVDVVWIPDFGSMVLLNHSISEIERMPAIYLNESLISSHPASLFCKDLFERSLAGAAIILLSPLLLAVAVAVKLTSAGPVLFKQARHGCNGEVIKVWKFRSMHVHDDREVRQATRDDARLTPIGGFLRRSSIDELPQLFNVVSGQMALVGPRPHAVTHNIYYTGKVRAYMARHRLKPGITGLAQITGHRGETETVEKMQLRVAQDLNYINQWSLWLDIKILIKTPFTLFSKNIY, via the coding sequence ATGACACCGCTCTATACCGCTCACCTGACGCACCGCCGAGGCCTGACCTTCTGGGGCCAGTGGCTGTGTGCGCTGTCGCTGACCACCGTGTTGCTGATGTTGCTCGTGCATTGGCGCGTCGGCAGTCTGAACAGCGAATACCGCATCCTGATCATTCTCGCCGTGCTCGGTTCGGTGCCGATTTACAGCGTGATGCAGGTCTACCACAAGCGCCATGGTCTGTTGGTCGGCCTCGGCCGATTGCTGGCTGGCTGGCTGATTCTGCTGGCCGTGCTCGCGGCTATTGCCTTCATCACCCAGACCAGCGCGATCTATTCACGCCAGGTGATTATTGTCTGGGCCGTGTTGGGTTTCGTGGTTCAGGCGGCGAGTTTTCTGCCCCTGCATTACTTCGCCCGGTTGCACTCGCGCAAGGTCTGCAAAGAACGCCGTTCGGTGATCATCGGCACCTGCCCGACGGCCCATGAGCTGGCGAAAAAACTCTCGCGACCGAACCGCGCGCTGGTGCTCGGTTTCATCGCTGCCGCCGACAATGCCGGCCCGGCCCCAAGCATTCTGCCGCTGCTCGGCAACGTAGCTGCGATCCGCGAGATCATCACGCGTCTGGAAGTGCGCCGCGTCTATATCGTGCTGACCATGGCGCATGCCGCGACCATCGAAGCGCTGTACATCGACCTCTTGGACATGAATGTCGACGTGGTGTGGATTCCGGATTTCGGCAGCATGGTGTTGCTCAACCATTCGATCTCGGAAATCGAGCGGATGCCGGCGATCTACCTCAATGAAAGCCTGATCAGCTCGCACCCGGCGAGTCTGTTTTGCAAGGACCTGTTTGAACGCAGCCTGGCCGGCGCGGCCATTATTCTGCTCAGTCCCTTGCTGCTGGCGGTGGCCGTCGCCGTCAAGCTGACCTCCGCAGGCCCGGTGCTGTTCAAGCAGGCCCGCCACGGTTGCAACGGTGAAGTGATCAAGGTCTGGAAGTTTCGTTCGATGCACGTCCACGACGATCGCGAGGTGCGCCAGGCCACCCGCGACGATGCCCGTCTGACCCCGATCGGCGGCTTCCTGCGCCGCAGTTCCATCGACGAATTGCCGCAGTTGTTCAATGTCGTGTCCGGCCAGATGGCCCTGGTCGGCCCGCGCCCGCATGCCGTCACCCACAACATTTATTACACCGGCAAGGTGCGCGCCTACATGGCCCGCCATCGCCTCAAGCCGGGTATCACCGGACTGGCCCAGATCACCGGCCATCGCGGCGAAACCGAGACCGTGGAAAAGATGCAGCTGCGCGTCGCCCAGGACCTCAACTACATCAACCAATGGTCGCTGTGGCTCGACATCAAAATCCTCATCAAGACGCCCTTCACGCTGTTCTCGAAAAATATCTACTGA
- a CDS encoding UDP-glucose dehydrogenase family protein, with the protein MNVSVFGIGYVGLVQGAALAEVGHNVLCVDVDAARVEALKQGTLPIYEPGLKSLVRDNYQSGRLRFGTDLAEAVQHGDVLLIAVGTPPDEDGSADLQYVLSVAQTIALNMDRHQIIVDKSTVPVGTGDQVRTCIEQVLADSDRSHLTFDVVSNPEFLKEGCAVEDCMRPDRIIIGTDSAHAEAVMRELYEPFNRSRDKIIVMDLRSAELSKYAANCMLATKISFMNEMACLAEKLGADIEKVRHGIGADPRIGYQFIYPGVGYGGSCFPKDVKALIHAATSVDIDARLLKAVEARNQDQKASLYSKIFNHFDGHLRGKTFALWGLSFKPNTDDMREAPSRVLMEALWHAGANVQAFDPKAMEEAQRLYGARDDLTLAGTKEAALKNADALIIVTEWQAFRAPDFDLLSRQLKQPLIFDGRNLFDPQRLSKRGFTYISVGRPTPSVI; encoded by the coding sequence ATGAATGTGAGCGTATTCGGTATTGGTTACGTGGGCCTGGTCCAGGGCGCCGCACTGGCCGAGGTCGGGCACAACGTGCTCTGCGTCGATGTCGACGCGGCCCGGGTCGAGGCGTTGAAACAAGGCACGCTGCCGATCTACGAGCCGGGCCTGAAAAGCCTTGTGCGCGACAATTATCAAAGTGGTCGTCTGCGCTTCGGCACCGATCTGGCCGAGGCTGTTCAGCATGGTGATGTGCTGTTGATCGCCGTCGGCACGCCGCCCGACGAAGACGGTTCGGCCGATCTGCAATACGTGTTGAGCGTGGCGCAGACCATCGCGCTCAACATGGATCGGCATCAGATCATCGTCGACAAATCCACAGTACCGGTCGGCACGGGCGATCAGGTGCGTACGTGTATCGAGCAGGTGCTGGCCGACAGCGATCGCAGTCACCTGACGTTCGATGTGGTGTCGAACCCGGAATTTCTCAAGGAAGGCTGCGCGGTCGAAGACTGCATGCGCCCGGACCGGATCATCATCGGCACCGACAGCGCGCATGCCGAAGCGGTGATGCGCGAGCTGTATGAACCGTTCAATCGCAGCCGCGACAAAATCATTGTCATGGACCTTCGCAGCGCTGAGCTGAGCAAGTACGCCGCCAACTGCATGCTGGCGACCAAGATCAGCTTCATGAACGAAATGGCCTGCCTCGCCGAAAAGCTCGGTGCCGACATCGAAAAGGTCCGCCACGGCATCGGCGCCGACCCGCGCATCGGGTACCAGTTTATCTACCCGGGCGTGGGTTACGGCGGTTCGTGCTTTCCCAAAGACGTCAAAGCGCTGATCCATGCCGCGACCAGTGTCGATATCGACGCCCGCCTGCTCAAGGCTGTAGAGGCGCGCAACCAGGACCAGAAGGCCAGTCTGTACAGCAAGATTTTCAATCACTTCGACGGTCATCTGCGCGGCAAAACGTTTGCCCTGTGGGGCTTGAGTTTCAAACCCAATACCGACGACATGCGCGAAGCCCCCAGCCGCGTATTGATGGAGGCCTTGTGGCACGCCGGCGCCAACGTTCAGGCGTTTGATCCGAAAGCCATGGAAGAAGCCCAGCGCCTGTATGGCGCACGCGATGACCTGACGCTGGCGGGGACCAAGGAAGCGGCGCTGAAAAATGCCGACGCATTGATCATCGTCACCGAGTGGCAAGCGTTTCGCGCGCCGGACTTTGACTTGCTCAGCCGCCAGCTCAAACAACCGTTGATTTTCGACGGGCGCAATCTGTTCGATCCGCAGCGTTTGAGCAAACGCGGCTTCACCTACATCTCCGTGGGGCGGCCAACCCCTTCAGTTATTTGA